The following coding sequences are from one Deltaproteobacteria bacterium window:
- a CDS encoding methylated-DNA--[protein]-cysteine S-methyltransferase has translation MRFAVYDSPLGPVAAAVTPLGLWRTALGRTAEAFARELAACCEGRIVEERAALARLFSMLDRYFAGRPVVFDLPLHITGGPFDRSVWSAVARIPWGEVRTYGEVARRVSRPAAARAVGGACGRNPLPVVVPCHRVVAASGRLGGFSEGAGWKRGLLRIEGVRMG, from the coding sequence GTGAGGTTCGCCGTATACGACTCGCCCCTCGGTCCCGTGGCCGCTGCGGTGACGCCGCTCGGGCTCTGGCGCACGGCCCTGGGCAGGACGGCCGAAGCCTTCGCGCGGGAGCTCGCCGCCTGCTGCGAAGGGAGGATCGTCGAGGAGAGGGCGGCGCTTGCCCGCCTCTTCTCCATGCTGGACCGCTACTTCGCGGGCAGGCCCGTCGTATTCGACCTGCCCCTCCACATCACGGGCGGCCCCTTCGACAGGTCGGTCTGGTCGGCCGTGGCACGGATACCGTGGGGCGAGGTCCGCACCTACGGGGAGGTGGCCCGCAGGGTGTCGAGGCCCGCGGCGGCCAGGGCCGTGGGCGGAGCCTGCGGCCGAAACCCGTTGCCCGTGGTCGTGCCCTGCCACCGTGTCGTCGCCGCGTCAGGCCGCCTCGGCGGCTTCAGCGAAGGCGCCGGCTGGAAGCGCGGGCTGCTGCGGATCGAAGGGGTCC